A stretch of DNA from Micromonospora sp. NBC_01813:
TTCCATCATCTGTCCGCCGCCACCGCCTTCGAGCAGGATGTTGCCCAGGTGTTCGTCCATCCGGTTGTCCGATTCGAACTGGCCGATCTGCAGCGGCGCCCGGTCACAGGTGGCGTCGCCGATCGCGCCGAACAGGATCTGCGGATCGGTGGCGTAGCCCTTGCGCAGCAGCAGACCGAGTAGTTGCGGCAGCTTCTCCTGCAGGATTCGGGGCACCTTGCCCATCGATCCGGTGACGTCGAACAGGACGGTGATGGCCAGCGACTGCGGGTGCTCGGCCGAGTCCCGGCTCTCCCGGGCGGTGACCCCACGCGGGTTGAGGGTCGGGTGGACCTTGCGGGCGCCACTGTCGCTGTAGGCGAAGGCACTCTTGCCGCTGGCCTTGCGGTAGGCGCTCGCGGCGCGGTAGACGTCGGTCGACCAGGCTCCACTGCCCATGACGGGCCTCCTTCTCTGTGGTGGATTTCTAGCGGGGGTTCGGGTCGGGCATGGTGAACGGCCGGAACTGGCGTGGTCCCCAGAGCCGTTCGATCAGGTCGTCGAACTCGACGAGCAGCCGCCAGGCGTCGTCGGGCCGTTGGCGCAGCGCCGCGAGTCGGCAGCCGTCGGCGAAGCGGCGGATGCCGGCCGGGGCACGGTCGCCGGTGAGCCAGGTCAGGCAGCGGGCCGCCATCGCGAGGTCGGTGCCGGGGCCGGGACCGCGGCGCTGCCGGACCTCGTCGGGATACCAGTCGGTGTACGCCGGCACGATCGCCGGCACCGGCTCGCCGCCGGCGCTGGCGTAGCACCAGTCGACGAGCACGACACCGTGCTGCTCGGGCTCGATGAGCACGTGCCCGGGCAGCACCGCGCCGTGTACCAGCCCGGCGCGGTGGGCGAAGCCGAGCGCGACCAGCAGCCGGCGGAACATCCAGGCGGCGTCGCGGGCGTCGACACCGTCGGGGTAGGCGCGGTGGACCTCGGCCAGGCTACGCAGCCCCGGCGCGGTGCCCAGCACGGTGACCTGACGGACGGCGCCGGTGGCGGGGTCGGTGTGCCGGAAGTCGTCCACCAGCCGGGGCACGTACGGCAGGTAGCGGGCGTCGCCGTGGTCGGCGAGCCGGGTCAGGGCCGTGGCCTCGCGCACGATCAGGTCGTTGTTGGCCGGGTTGCGGGGCACCTTCACCAGTTGGTCGTCGCCGTGGCGGTACAGGTCGGCGAGGTCGCCGACGTAGTGCGGGGTGCGGGGCACGACGTACCGGCCGCGTCGGGTGTCGATGGTGACGGTGTCGTCGCCGGTGGTGCTGTCGCGGCCGGCGCCCTGGTGCCGGCGCCACAGGTCGGCCAGCCGGACGAACGCGGCGGTCACCGTGCGGCGATCGGGCGCTGTCGGGCCGGCGGTGTCCGGGTGCAGCAGCCGGGCCAGTTGGTGGTAGCGCCGGGTGGGTGCGTCGGTGCCGAACAGGTCGACCGGGTCGTCGGTGGTCATGACGGTGTGGATCGCCTCGGCGGTGGTCACCGGATCGTCTCCTCACGGGCGGGTCGTAGCAGCGCCGGGTGCAGCAGCCGGGCGTCGCCGGCCCGGTAGATGCGGGCGCGTGGGCCGCCGCGTGGGCCGCCGCGTTCGGTGGTGGCACCGACGCTGTCCAGGAAGCCCGGCACCGACAGCACCTTGCGGTGGAAGTTGCCGGCGTGCAGTTCGACACCCCACACCGTCTCGTAGACGGCGCGCAGCTCACTGATGGTGAATTCGTCGCCGACGAAGCGGGTGGCCAGCGGGGTGTATTCGAGCTTGGCGCGGGCCCGGTCGAGGCCGTCGAACAGGATTCGGGCGTGGTCGAAGGCGAGCCGCCGGCTGGTGCCCGGCCGTTGGCGGACCGGCCGGACCGGGTCGGCGTGCTCGGGTAGGCCGAGGGCGGCGGCCGGCACCCAGGCGGCGGCCGCGGCGTCGCTGCCGGCGGCGGGGTCGGGCAGCTCGGGGGCGAAGGCGAGGTACGCCACCGAGACGATCCGCATCCGGGGGTCCCGGTCGGGGTCGCCGTAGCTGGCGAGTTGCTCCAGGTGCACTCGGTCGAGGGGGTCGCCGGTCTCGAGTCCGGTTTCCTCGGCGAGCTCGCGGGCGGCGGCGGTGGGCAGGTCCTCGTCCGGCTGCACGAAGCCGCCGGGCAGTGCCCAGGCGCCCTCGTACGGCGGTGCGCCCCGCTGGACGAGCAGCACGTGCAGCTGGGCGTCGCGGATGGTCAGCGCGACCACGTCGACGGTGACCGCGACCGCCGGGAACGCCCGGGGGTCGTACGCGGCGAGGAACTCGGACTCCGACATCGCTATCCCTCTCGAACTAAGAAAATTTCGAACTTAGAAGAACTCAACTTGAGAACAACTCGACCTGAGAACAACCTAGCTGATCGGTGTCGGGTTGTCACGTCCAACGTGTCGACCGTCATGTTCGCGCCGCCGGCCGCGTGGATGAAGTCGACCGCTGACTTAGGTTAGCCTCTGCTCACCGTCACTGCCGTTTGGTGCGCCCGTGCCACCACCCGTCCCGCCCAGGGGAGAACCTGTGCCCGTACGCGAACCAGCCCGCCTGAGCGCGGCCCGGCTGCTCCGGCGGACCCTGCGCCGGCACCTCGGCCGGCTCGGCGGGGGCATCGCGCTGCTCAGCCTGCACCAGGCGGCCGAGGCCGCCGTCCCACTCGCGATCGGACTCATCGTCGAGCGGGCGGTGGCGACCGGCGACCTGACCGCGCTCGCCGTCTCAGTCGCCGGGCTGATCGGCCTGTTCACCGTGCTGACCTTCGCCTGGCGGTTCGGTGCCCGGCTGACCGAGACCGCGATCCACCGGGAGACCCACCGACTGCGCGTCGAAGTCGCCGACCGGGCGCTCGACCCACGCGGACACCGCACCGGGCTGCGCTCCGGCGAGATGCTCGCCATCGCCGCCGCCGACGCCGAACGAACCGCACTGATCATCCGGGCCACCGCCGTGGCGGCCGCGGCGGTCGCCGCCCTCACGGTCAGCTCCGTCGTCCTGCTCACCATCGACGTGCCACTGGGCCTCGGCGTCCTGCTCGGCGTACCGGCGCTGGTGTTGGCCCTGCAGGCCCTCGCGCCGGTGGTCACCCGGCGCACCGCCGACCAGCAGGCCGCCGCCGGCACCACCACCGCGCTCGCCACCGACCTGATCAACGGACTGCGGGCGCTACGCGGACTCGGCGCCCAGCACAACGCGGCCCGCCGCTACCGTGACTCCAGCCAGCACACCCTCGCAGTGACCCTGCGGGCCACCACCATGGGCGGCGTCTACCAGGGCATCACCGCCGGCGCGAGCGGTCTGTTCCTGGCCGCCGTCGCGGGGGCCGCCGGCTGGATGGCCATCCAGGGCCGGATCAGCATCGGTGAGTTCATCACGGTGGTCGGACTCGCCCAGTTCGTCGCCGAGCCGGTGCGCGCCCTCGGCTTCTGCGGCCAACTCGCCGCCGCGGTCTGGGCCTCCGCCGGCCGGGTCGCCCGGGTGCTCGCCGCCGCACCGGCCGTCCTGCCCGGACAGCGCACCGCCCCCCGCCCCGCCCCGGTACGCCTGGCGCTGGCCGGGGTCAGCTACCGCTCCCTGTCCGACGTCGACCTGCAGGTGCACGCCGGCGAGTTGATCGGGGTCGTGGCGCACGACCCGCGCGACGCGCAGGCCCTGCTCGACCTGCTGCGCGGCAGCGTGCCCGCCGACGACTACCGGGGAACCGTGTCCGTCGACGCGGTCGCGGTGTCGGAGCTGACCATCGACGCCCTGCGCGAGCGGGTCCTGGTCGAACCGCACGACACCGCGCTGTTCGAAGGGACGCTGCGCAGCAACCTGCTGGTGCACGCCGGTGGGGACGCCGACCCGTTGCCGGCCGCGATCTCCGCCGCCTGCGTCGACGACATCGTCGCCCTGCACCCCGCCGGCCTCGACCACCCGGTGACCGAGCGCGGCGCCAGCCTCTCCGGCGGCCAACGGCAGCGCATCGGACTCGCCCGGGCCCTGATGACCGACCCGCCGATCCTGGTCCTGCACGATCCGAGCACCGCGGTCGACGCGGCCACCGAGCAGCGGCTGGCGGCCGGCCTGCGCGCCGCCCGGCACAGCCCATCGCGCGGCGGGCGAGTAGAGCGGGTCGACGCGCCAGCGACGGTGGTCGTGACCAGCAGCCCGGCGTTGCTGACCCAGGCCGACCGGGTGGTCGTCCTCGACGAGGGCCGGGTCACCGTCACCGGCCGACACCACGACCTGGCCCAGACGGACCAGACCTACCGTGCGGCGGTGCTGCGGTGAGCGCGACCGACCCCCGGCCACCGGCCGGGCCAGCCGAGGAGCAGGGGCCAGCAGGGACGGATCGGCTGCCGACCGCCACCGGACGGCGGACCTGGGCGGCCCTCGGCGCCGAACTGCGCCAGGTGCCGCTGCTCAGCGGCACTGCCCTGCTGACGGTGCTCGCGGCCAGCGCCAGTGGACTGGTCGCCCCGTGGATGCTCGGCGTGATGGTCGACGACATCCGCGCCGGGACCGACACCGACCGGCTGGTCCGGGCAGTGGTCGCGATGGTGCTGGCCGCCACGGTCGGCGCGGTACTGACCGGCGTCGGCGCCACGTTCGTCGCCCGCACCGGCGAGACCGTCCTGGCCCGGCTACGTGAGCGGGTGCTCGACCGCGCGCTGCACCTGCCCGGTGGAACCCTGGACCGGGTCGGCACCGGGGACCTGCTCGCCCGGGTCGGCGACGACGTGTCCGTGGTGACCCGGGTGATCACCGACACCGCGCCGGTGCTGGTCTCCGCGCTGCTCACGGTGGCCCTGACCGTCGCCGGTCTGTTCGCCCTCGACTGGCGCCTCGGCCTGGCCGGCCTGACCGCCCTGCCGATGTACCTGCTCGCCCTGCGCTGGTACCTGCCCAGGTCGGGTCCCTACTACGCCCGGGAACGGGTGGTCACCGGCGAACGGTCGCAGGCGATGATCGGAGCGCTGCGGGGGGTGGCCACCGTCCGCGCGTACCGGCTGGAGGCCGTGCACACCGCGGCGATCGAGCACCGTTCGGCGGCGGCCCGTGACCTGTCGATCGGCGTGCTGCGGATGTTCACCCGCTTCGGGTCGCGACTCAACCGGGCCGAATGCGTCGGACTGACCGCCGTGCTCGTCGTCGGGTTCCTGCTGGTCCGGGCCGACCTGGTGACCGTCGGCGCGACGACCGCGGCGGCACTGTACTTCCACCGGTTGTTCAATCCGCTCGGCGCGCTGGTGGCCGAGTTCGACCAGGTGCAGCAGGCCGGGGCCAGCCTGGCCCGGCTGGTCGGCGTGGCCGACCTGCCGGCGGCACCCGCCGTGACCGGGCACACCGTCCCGGCCGACACGTCGATCGAGATCGACGGCGTCGGGCACCGCTACGACGGCGGACCGCTGATCCTGCAGGACGTGACGTTGCGGATCGAGCCGGGGGAGCGGGTGGCGTTGGTCGGGGCCAGCGGCGCCGGCAAGAGCACCCTGGCCGCGGTGGTCGCCGGCCAACTCCAGTCGACGGTGGGCACCGTGCGGTTCGGCGGGGTGGCGCTAGCCGGTCCGGACACGGCCGGTGCCGCCGGGCTCGCCGGCCGGATCGCGCTGATCAGCCAGGACGTGCACGTGTTCGCCGGACCGTTGACCGAGGACCTGCGGATGGCCCGCGCCGATGCCTCCGACGAGGAGCTCACCGCCGCGCTCGACACGGTCGGCGCCTCGGCGTGGGTGCGGGCCCTGCCGGAGGGTATCGACAGCGTGGTCGGGGAGGGCGGCCATCAGCCGACCGCCGCCCAGGCCCAGCAGCTCGCCCTCGCCCGGCTCGTGCTCGCCGACCCCGACGTGGCGATCCTCGACGAGGCGACCGCCGAAGCGGGCAGCGCGGGTGCCCGGGAGCTGGAACGGGCCGCGCTCGCCGCCACCGCCGGCCGTACCAGCCTGATCGTCGCGCATCGGCTGACCCAGGCCCGGCAGGCCGACCGGATCGTGGTGCTCGACGCCGGCCGGATCGAGGCGGTCGGCACCCACGACGAGCTCGTCGCCGCCGACGGGACGTACCGGCGACTATGGGACAGCTGGACCGGCGCCGCCGCAGGGTCGGTTGACCTGACTGGACATTTTGTTTAATGTCGCACGTCGATATGTTGTGCCCGTCCGTCGAGGGAGAACGTCGTGCGTCGTTGGAGAATCGCCCTGGTCGCGGGAGGAATCGCCGCCACACTCGTCGGTGCGGTGGCGCTGCTGGCTCCGTCGGCCGCCGCGGCGACCGCCGCCTTCGTGAAGGTCAACGACTGGGGTAGCGGCTACGAGGGCCGGTTCACCGTCACCAACGACACGTCCGCCACGATCACCTCCTGGCAGGTCGGGTTCGACCTGCCGACCGGCAGCCGGATCAGCTCCTCGTGGAACGCCCGGTCGACCTCGACCGGTAACCGGTACACCTTCGACAACGCGAGCTGGAACGGCACCCTCGGCGCCGGCGCGAGCACCACGTTCGGGTTCATCGTCAACGGCGGTGGCACGCCGACGAACTGCACGGTCAACGGATCCGGCTGTGCCGGCGGGCCGAACCCGACGACCGCACCGCCCACCACCGCACCCCCGACTACCGCACCCCCGACTACC
This window harbors:
- a CDS encoding serine/threonine protein kinase translates to MTTAEAIHTVMTTDDPVDLFGTDAPTRRYHQLARLLHPDTAGPTAPDRRTVTAAFVRLADLWRRHQGAGRDSTTGDDTVTIDTRRGRYVVPRTPHYVGDLADLYRHGDDQLVKVPRNPANNDLIVREATALTRLADHGDARYLPYVPRLVDDFRHTDPATGAVRQVTVLGTAPGLRSLAEVHRAYPDGVDARDAAWMFRRLLVALGFAHRAGLVHGAVLPGHVLIEPEQHGVVLVDWCYASAGGEPVPAIVPAYTDWYPDEVRQRRGPGPGTDLAMAARCLTWLTGDRAPAGIRRFADGCRLAALRQRPDDAWRLLVEFDDLIERLWGPRQFRPFTMPDPNPR
- a CDS encoding ABC transporter ATP-binding protein; amino-acid sequence: MSATDPRPPAGPAEEQGPAGTDRLPTATGRRTWAALGAELRQVPLLSGTALLTVLAASASGLVAPWMLGVMVDDIRAGTDTDRLVRAVVAMVLAATVGAVLTGVGATFVARTGETVLARLRERVLDRALHLPGGTLDRVGTGDLLARVGDDVSVVTRVITDTAPVLVSALLTVALTVAGLFALDWRLGLAGLTALPMYLLALRWYLPRSGPYYARERVVTGERSQAMIGALRGVATVRAYRLEAVHTAAIEHRSAAARDLSIGVLRMFTRFGSRLNRAECVGLTAVLVVGFLLVRADLVTVGATTAAALYFHRLFNPLGALVAEFDQVQQAGASLARLVGVADLPAAPAVTGHTVPADTSIEIDGVGHRYDGGPLILQDVTLRIEPGERVALVGASGAGKSTLAAVVAGQLQSTVGTVRFGGVALAGPDTAGAAGLAGRIALISQDVHVFAGPLTEDLRMARADASDEELTAALDTVGASAWVRALPEGIDSVVGEGGHQPTAAQAQQLALARLVLADPDVAILDEATAEAGSAGARELERAALAATAGRTSLIVAHRLTQARQADRIVVLDAGRIEAVGTHDELVAADGTYRRLWDSWTGAAAGSVDLTGHFV
- a CDS encoding ABC transporter ATP-binding protein, giving the protein MPVREPARLSAARLLRRTLRRHLGRLGGGIALLSLHQAAEAAVPLAIGLIVERAVATGDLTALAVSVAGLIGLFTVLTFAWRFGARLTETAIHRETHRLRVEVADRALDPRGHRTGLRSGEMLAIAAADAERTALIIRATAVAAAAVAALTVSSVVLLTIDVPLGLGVLLGVPALVLALQALAPVVTRRTADQQAAAGTTTALATDLINGLRALRGLGAQHNAARRYRDSSQHTLAVTLRATTMGGVYQGITAGASGLFLAAVAGAAGWMAIQGRISIGEFITVVGLAQFVAEPVRALGFCGQLAAAVWASAGRVARVLAAAPAVLPGQRTAPRPAPVRLALAGVSYRSLSDVDLQVHAGELIGVVAHDPRDAQALLDLLRGSVPADDYRGTVSVDAVAVSELTIDALRERVLVEPHDTALFEGTLRSNLLVHAGGDADPLPAAISAACVDDIVALHPAGLDHPVTERGASLSGGQRQRIGLARALMTDPPILVLHDPSTAVDAATEQRLAAGLRAARHSPSRGGRVERVDAPATVVVTSSPALLTQADRVVVLDEGRVTVTGRHHDLAQTDQTYRAAVLR
- a CDS encoding NUDIX hydrolase; amino-acid sequence: MSESEFLAAYDPRAFPAVAVTVDVVALTIRDAQLHVLLVQRGAPPYEGAWALPGGFVQPDEDLPTAAARELAEETGLETGDPLDRVHLEQLASYGDPDRDPRMRIVSVAYLAFAPELPDPAAGSDAAAAAWVPAAALGLPEHADPVRPVRQRPGTSRRLAFDHARILFDGLDRARAKLEYTPLATRFVGDEFTISELRAVYETVWGVELHAGNFHRKVLSVPGFLDSVGATTERGGPRGGPRARIYRAGDARLLHPALLRPAREETIR